Proteins from one Sabethes cyaneus chromosome 2, idSabCyanKW18_F2, whole genome shotgun sequence genomic window:
- the LOC128735245 gene encoding uncharacterized protein LOC128735245 → MNAAFMKVLRERKNLLWMCDECVKLMQIPRFKTVMSSVSSAVSSIEDSHRVAISELKEAFSVNSKQMQQLSKKVTETASTPLSSKITLREPPLKRRREERVMTSLPPLIGTKSTTSLTVPTVPPPKELFWLYMSRFHPSVKSETVTELVRDCLQCEDPIKVIPLLKKDADLNAMNFISFKIGLDKKYRSVALDPGTWPNGIAFREFDNPNSKSYWAPPNNHSLLTTPRIEVTPVGDFLSANTEPGSSQMESA, encoded by the coding sequence ATGAATGCGGCTTTCATGAAGGTTCTGCGCGAGCGGAAAAACCTGCTTTGGATGTGTGATGAATGTGTGAAGCTTATGCAAATTCCCCGCTTCAAAACGGTTATGTCTTCAGTAAGCTCAGCTGTCTCATCGATCGAAGATAGCCATCGTGTAGCCATTAGTGAGCTTAAAGAAGCTTTTTCGGTTAATAGTAAACAAATGCAGCAGCTTTCTAAGAAGGTCACCGAGACCGCGTCGACGCCACTATCTTCTAAAATAACGTTACGGGAACCGCCACTAAAACGTCGTCGTGAAGAGCGTGTGATGACTAGCTTGCCGCCCCTCATCGGCACCAAGTCCACCACTTCACTGACCGTACCGACTGTTCCTCCCCCAAAGGAGCTCTTTTGGCTGTACATGTCTCGTTTTCACCCTAGTGTAAAGTCCGAGACCGTTACTGAATTGGTTCGGGACTGCTTACAGTGTGAGGATCCTATCAAAGTGATCCCTCTTCTGAAGAAGGATGCCGACCTAAATGCGATGAACTTCATCTCCTTCAAAATTGGTCTGGATAAAAAATATCGCAGTGTCGCACTGGATCCTGGTACTTGGCCAAACGGTATTGCTTTTCGGGAATTTGATAACCCGAATTCCAAAAGTTATTGGGCTCCGCCTAACAATCATTCGTTGCTGACTACTCCTCGTATTGAGGTAACCCCGGTTGGCGATTTTTTATCCGCCAACACCGAACCGGGCTCTTCGCAAATGGAGTCCGCCTAG
- the LOC128737504 gene encoding zinc finger protein 677-like isoform X2, producing the protein MNFFIPNDKREGIYLQQHLPPQLLPPGFQQVHHQLHQQPQQSQPHQQQQQQQQLIQNAFNPSGMIVNLKKEIDPYEKNPPPLGANVVVQHIAQQLSVPSMVPPTGEPLQQDPPPTPAPSTSGRKKKKTKAAKAIVLPPLPEGFIVKIKEEYNENYVRTVTKIPEEQFIRTIKPPGKKERKYHDYNVVSEYHCEICGKYFKDKYKLNYHVRIHSPELSHRCDVCSKVFAHQSTLTNHKRIHSGERAFKCGTCGKAFVQSSALSNHTKIHTGERPHECLICGISFIQKINLIYHIRIHSNERPYRCNICNKSFIQQSHIKNHMKVHKKDNPLDCSICGKSYNDLNELTDHYSSHTVELPFRCQTCGKCFAQANHLKIHKKNFCNKN; encoded by the exons ATGAATTT TTTTATACCGAACGATAAGCGGGAAGGTATCTACTTACAGCAGCATCTGCCACCGCAATTGCTTCCACCCGGCTTCCAGCAAGTGCACCATCAGCTTCACCAGCAACCACAACAATCCCAGCCacaccagcagcaacaacagcagcagcagcttatTCAAAACGCATTTAATCCCTCGGGGATGATAGTCAATTTGAAAAAAGAAATCGATCCGTACGAAAAGAATCCACCTCCGCTGGGGGCAAACGTCGTTGTGCAGCACATTGCCCAGCAGTTGAGTGTTCCTTCTATGGTACCGCCCACAGGTGAACCCCTTCAACAGGATCCTCCACCGACACCGGCTCCATCAACCAGCGGCcgcaagaaaaagaaaaccaaagcTGCAAAAGCGATTGTCTTGCCCCCACTACCGGAGGGTTTTATCGTCAAAATAAAGGAAGAGTACAACGAAAACTACGTCAGAACTGTTACAAAGATACCAGAA GAACAGTTTATAAGGACAATTAAGCCACCAGGCAAGAAAGAACGCAAATATCACGACTATAACGTTGTGAGCGAGTACCATTGTGAGATATGTGGCAAGTACTTTAAAGATAAGTACAAACTGAACTACCATGTACGGATCCACAGTCCAGAACTATCGCACAG GTGCGATGTTTGCAGCAAAGTATTTGCCCATCAATCCACTTTAACCAACCACAAGCGAATTCATTCAG GTGAACGCGCCTTCAAGTGCGGAACGTGCGGGAAGGCGTTCGTTCAGAGTTCGGCCCTATCCAATCACACCAAGATTCACACCGGAGAACGACCGCACGAGTGCTTGATCTGCGGCATCAGCTTCATTCAGAAGATCAACCTGATCTACCACATTCGTATCCACAGCAATGAGCGTCCGTACCGCTGCAACATTTGCAACAAGTCGTTCATCCAGCAGAGTCATATCAAAAACCACATGAAGGTGCACAAAAAGGATAATCCGCTGGATTGTAGCATTTGTG GGAAAAGTTATAACGATCTCAACGAACTGACCGATCACTATTCCTCCCATACCGTCGAGTTGCCATTTCGCTGCCAAACCTGCGGCAAGTGCTTCGCCCAGGCGAATCATCTGAAAATTCACAagaaaaacttttgcaataaGAACTAA
- the LOC128738065 gene encoding zinc finger protein 37-like, which yields MAICRLCAKDCTANNRLEERNFREKVVDIICMWIDINTDTRVDTCDACEELVERFYAFKSECRSVQLRLKNKPRIVRKDLKERCLPNSYSNKSKLKTKPDRPDSIEENAHPVSSSETDPEIDSPSRKPWFPLEEPELPPLPKPKKPKKVYRPKPKTTVEGPRTVVPRPWRRKFKEAIDMPPEQYREYVLQKSNAKKQTLVCEICGRNIDIIRMDGHKNRHLGLQPYECADCGDKFNCKLNLRGHWRRNHVVDEEAACETCGKVFKNKLQVKSHMKSHAERKFQCPLCPLKCSNKFTLNYHLKIHNQTRDFKCELCGKAFYCKSVWNIHMRTHSGEAPYKCDVEGCRKAFVHRNLYVAHMNKNHPGRPLMYLSGKKGYKDSMMKKAL from the exons ATTGATATCAACACTGACACAAGGGTAGATACATGCGATGCCTGCGAAGAGTTAGTGGAACGGTTTTACGCTTTTAAAAGCGAATGCCGATCCGTTCAACTGCGATTAAAAAATAAGCCCAGAATTGTCCGAAAAGATTTGAAAGAACGATGTTTGCCAAATTCTTACAGCAATAAATCAAAGCTTAAAACAAAGCCTGATCGGCCAGATTCTATCGAAGAAAATGCACATCCTGTCAGTTCATCCGAAACAGATCCCGAAATCGATTCCCCTTCGCGTAAACCTTGGTTTCCGCTAGAAGAACCGGAACTTCCACCCCTACCGAAACCTAAAAAGCCAAAAAAGGTGTACCGCCCTAAGCCGAAAACAACTGTGGAAGGACCACGAACAGTCGTTCCGCGTCCCTGGCGACGAAAGTTCAAGGAAGCGATTGATATGCCACCGGAACAGTATCGCGAATATGTACTCCAAAAGAGCAATGCGAAGAAACAGACCCTGGTGTGCGAAATATGTGGTCGAAACATCGATATCATTCGGATGGATGGACACAAAAATCGTCATCTCGGATTGCAACCATACGAGTGCGCTGATTGTGGTGATAAATTTAACTGTAAGCTTAATCTACGTGGCCACTGGCGCAGAAACCACGTTGTGGACGAAGAAGCGGCATGCGAAACGTGTGGCAAGGTCTTCAAGAACAAGCTACAGGTAAAGTCACATATGAAGTCGCACGCCGAGCGGAAGTTCCAGTGCCCCCTGTGTCCACTGAAGTGCTCTAACAA GTTTACATTGAACTATCACCTGAAGATCCACAACCAGACACGTGACTTCAAGTGTGAACTGTGTGGAAAGGCTTTCTATTGCAAGTCGGTTTGGAATATACACATGCGAACGCACAGCGGTGAGGCTCCGTACAAGTGCGACGTTGAAGGATGTAGAAAAGCGTTTGTCCACCGGAACCTGTACGTTGCGCACATGAACAAAAATCATCCAGGACGGCCACTTATGTATCTCAGCGGTAAGAAAGGCTATAAGGATTCGATGATGAAAAAAGCTCTGTGA
- the LOC128737504 gene encoding zinc finger protein 677-like isoform X1, with translation MNFFIPNDKREGIYLQQHLPPQLLPPGFQQVHHQLHQQPQQSQPHQQQQQQQQLIQNAFNPSGMIVNLKKEIDPYEKNPPPLGANVVVQHIAQQLSVPSMVPPTGEPLQQDPPPTPAPSTSGRKKKKTKAAKAIVLPPLPEGFIVKIKEEYNENYVRTVTKIPEEQFIRTIKPPGKKERKYHDYNVVSEYHCEICGKYFKDKYKLNYHVRIHSPELSHRSSFRCDVCSKVFAHQSTLTNHKRIHSGERAFKCGTCGKAFVQSSALSNHTKIHTGERPHECLICGISFIQKINLIYHIRIHSNERPYRCNICNKSFIQQSHIKNHMKVHKKDNPLDCSICGKSYNDLNELTDHYSSHTVELPFRCQTCGKCFAQANHLKIHKKNFCNKN, from the exons ATGAATTT TTTTATACCGAACGATAAGCGGGAAGGTATCTACTTACAGCAGCATCTGCCACCGCAATTGCTTCCACCCGGCTTCCAGCAAGTGCACCATCAGCTTCACCAGCAACCACAACAATCCCAGCCacaccagcagcaacaacagcagcagcagcttatTCAAAACGCATTTAATCCCTCGGGGATGATAGTCAATTTGAAAAAAGAAATCGATCCGTACGAAAAGAATCCACCTCCGCTGGGGGCAAACGTCGTTGTGCAGCACATTGCCCAGCAGTTGAGTGTTCCTTCTATGGTACCGCCCACAGGTGAACCCCTTCAACAGGATCCTCCACCGACACCGGCTCCATCAACCAGCGGCcgcaagaaaaagaaaaccaaagcTGCAAAAGCGATTGTCTTGCCCCCACTACCGGAGGGTTTTATCGTCAAAATAAAGGAAGAGTACAACGAAAACTACGTCAGAACTGTTACAAAGATACCAGAA GAACAGTTTATAAGGACAATTAAGCCACCAGGCAAGAAAGAACGCAAATATCACGACTATAACGTTGTGAGCGAGTACCATTGTGAGATATGTGGCAAGTACTTTAAAGATAAGTACAAACTGAACTACCATGTACGGATCCACAGTCCAGAACTATCGCACAG ATCTTCCTTCAGGTGCGATGTTTGCAGCAAAGTATTTGCCCATCAATCCACTTTAACCAACCACAAGCGAATTCATTCAG GTGAACGCGCCTTCAAGTGCGGAACGTGCGGGAAGGCGTTCGTTCAGAGTTCGGCCCTATCCAATCACACCAAGATTCACACCGGAGAACGACCGCACGAGTGCTTGATCTGCGGCATCAGCTTCATTCAGAAGATCAACCTGATCTACCACATTCGTATCCACAGCAATGAGCGTCCGTACCGCTGCAACATTTGCAACAAGTCGTTCATCCAGCAGAGTCATATCAAAAACCACATGAAGGTGCACAAAAAGGATAATCCGCTGGATTGTAGCATTTGTG GGAAAAGTTATAACGATCTCAACGAACTGACCGATCACTATTCCTCCCATACCGTCGAGTTGCCATTTCGCTGCCAAACCTGCGGCAAGTGCTTCGCCCAGGCGAATCATCTGAAAATTCACAagaaaaacttttgcaataaGAACTAA